The DNA region AGATACTAGCGGCATTCTTTAACAGTCTTCTTCTCTTTGGTATCTCAATTGCAATACTAATTGAGGCTTATAAGAGACTCCTTACTCCAGAAGAAGTAAAGAGTGTAGAGATGACAATTGTGGCAACAGTCGGGCTTGCAATTAACTTAATAAACGCGTTTATCCTGTATAAACACCAAAGCAGCAATCTAAACATAAAAGGCGCTTTGTACCATGTGCTAAGTGATGCGCTTGGGTCAGTTGGCGCTATAGTTGCTGGAATCGTAATGATTACTACACAGTGGTATTATGCAGACTCGATAATAAGTATCTTGGTATCGCTGTTGATAATTAGAGTCGCCTGGGGTCTGTTTAAGGATTCAAGCCACATTCTTTTAGAAGGCACACCCAAGGGAATGAACTTATCAGACGTGCAGGATTGCATATGTGCTCAAAAGGGAGTTATAAGCGTACATGATCTTCACGTTTGGACCCTAACTCAAGGTGTTGAAGCTCTAAGCGCACATGTAGTAGTAGAGAATATGGACAACTGTGAGGATATTATTAGCAGTATTAACAAAGAGCTATCCGAAAAGTTTAAGATAACCCATGTCACTCTTCAGCTGGAAAATGAAAAGCTTGAAGAGGATAACAGTGCTTGTTACGAAACAGATACTACTTCTTAAAGTTCAGTTCCTAAAATCTCAGAGGCTTTTTTAGTAGCAGCTCCAAAATTAAACTCATAACCAAGCTGATTTAATACACTCTCAATCGCGGCAATCACTGACAGGGTATCAGTCTTATCAATATCCCCAATATGAGATACTCTAAAGATCTTGCCTTTAGCCTGATCCTGCCCGCCTGCTACGGTGATCCCGAACTCATCTCTTAATCCTGCGATTACCTTTGCAGCTCCTATATCGGGTGGAGCAATGATTGTAGTAAGCGCTGTGCTAGGGGTGTCCTGAACAAATGGCTCAAGACCAATTGCCTTCATGGCCTCTCTTGTCGCTAGAGCAAGTCTGGCGTGGCGCTTGTGCATGTTCTCACGGCCCTCTTCTCTAAATCTTTTAAGTACAGCGGCAAGACCGATGATAAGTGTTACAGCCGGGGTAAAAGTGGTTGTATTTTTCTCTGCGTTTTTAAGTGCCGGTTTAAAGTCAAAATAGAATCTTGGCAGATTTGATTCCTCGTAGAACTTCCATGCCTTCTCACTCATAGCTGCAAAAGAAAGCCCAGGAGGAAGCATAAAGGCCTTCTGAGATCCTCCAACCAAAACATCGACCCCCCACTCGTCAAAAGCGATCTCAAACACGCCGACTCCTGTAATTCCGTCCACGATGTGAATTACGTCGTCTCTTTTGCTTGTAATCTCGGAGATTTCTTTAATCGGATGCTTTACACCTGTTGAAGTTTCACTTGCCTGTGTGAGGACAGCATTGATAGAAGGGTCATCCGCAAGCGCTTTTTCAATTACTGCCGGGTCAACTTCCTTACCCCACTCAACCATTATTTCTTCTACCTCAACGCCGTAACCGCGGCAAATCTTGCCCCACCTCTCTCCAAATTTCCCACTATTAATAACGAGCGCTTTTTTAGTTGTGGAAAGTGTGTTTGATATTGATGCCTCCATAGCTCCTGTGCCTGATGCGGAGAGAATAAATACTTCCTGCTTTGTGTTATAGATATATTTTAGCCCCTCTCTGACTTCAGCAAAAATCTCTTCAAACTCAGCTGTTCTGTGATGGATGATGGGCTTTGCCATCTCGATTAGCACTTCGCTTGGAACTGGCACTGGGCCTGGTGTAAA from Thermodesulfobacteriota bacterium includes:
- a CDS encoding cation diffusion facilitator family transporter, whose amino-acid sequence is MEDHNHTHGHGHNHSIKSSKEKKALAIVLALTFIFMIVEAVAGFYTESLALLSDAGHMLTDVFAVSLAFFAIWFAERPPTSTKTFGYYRAEILAAFFNSLLLFGISIAILIEAYKRLLTPEEVKSVEMTIVATVGLAINLINAFILYKHQSSNLNIKGALYHVLSDALGSVGAIVAGIVMITTQWYYADSIISILVSLLIIRVAWGLFKDSSHILLEGTPKGMNLSDVQDCICAQKGVISVHDLHVWTLTQGVEALSAHVVVENMDNCEDIISSINKELSEKFKITHVTLQLENEKLEEDNSACYETDTTS
- a CDS encoding alanine--glyoxylate aminotransferase family protein, producing MKKYVFTPGPVPVPSEVLIEMAKPIIHHRTAEFEEIFAEVREGLKYIYNTKQEVFILSASGTGAMEASISNTLSTTKKALVINSGKFGERWGKICRGYGVEVEEIMVEWGKEVDPAVIEKALADDPSINAVLTQASETSTGVKHPIKEISEITSKRDDVIHIVDGITGVGVFEIAFDEWGVDVLVGGSQKAFMLPPGLSFAAMSEKAWKFYEESNLPRFYFDFKPALKNAEKNTTTFTPAVTLIIGLAAVLKRFREEGRENMHKRHARLALATREAMKAIGLEPFVQDTPSTALTTIIAPPDIGAAKVIAGLRDEFGITVAGGQDQAKGKIFRVSHIGDIDKTDTLSVIAAIESVLNQLGYEFNFGAATKKASEILGTEL